The Tolypothrix sp. PCC 7712 region CCGGAGAAAAAAGCGATATTTGATCGGATTGTAGCAACAGGAGAGCGTAGCGCAGCTAAAACAAGTGAAGCTTTAACTGCAACACAGCAGCCAGTCACTGGTTATACGATTCCTCTGACTCCCATAGATAACACTTTACCAAGTTACATCTTCCCGCGTTTACCTCAAAACTCCAACGGCAAAATTACTGTCCCACTCTACAGCGATCTTCGTACCCACAACATGGGTAAAGGATTATCAGATTCAGTAAATCAAGGCACGGATGTTAAAGGGATATCTATCCAACCTCCTGACTTTTTAACTCGACCTCTATGGGGAGTTGCTGATACAGGCCCTTGGCTGCATGATGGTCGCGCTCGTTCTTTGCAAGAAGCGATCGCCAAGCACGCTAATCTTAGCGATCCTAATGATGGTAGTGAAGCGGCTTCAGCAGTACAAGCCTTCAAAAATCTGAGTTCTAGTGACCGAACTGCTGTAATTCAATTCTTGAATACTATGCGCCTACCCATCCAACCGAATCTGAAAATCCAAAATTAGTTTTTGCCATCAAAAATCTCTCGTTAACTATTAACTTTACTTATGTCTTCACAAGATTTCTTAAGTTTGGAAGAAATTTGGATTTGTCCCCCCTTAGCCTTTGCTCGTTTTGGACAATCCCCATATCCAATGGAGAATTTCCATTGGGCAGAGAATGATTACTCGCCTCGGGGTACAGCTGAAACAGTCATCAAACCTGCACTGACGTTTAATATCGATCCCAACGGCAATATTTCTGCTTATTTGCCAGAAGAAATTCGTTTCAAAGATAAAGGTAAGTGGCGACCGGTTTGTCCGTTTTTTGAGTTACATGGACGTTGGTCAGACGGGTATGAAGGCCCCATAGGACTGAATCAATTGCAAGCAGCTAAGTTGAGTCTCAATGATGTAGTGTGGTACGTGGAAGCCGCCAACCGCAAAGCATATCACTACACCTTAGCAGAAGGGGATCTAGTTGCAGCTGCGCTCGAAATTCCCGGTACAAATCATCTTTTACACCCGATATTGGGTCACAGTCCCGAAGGGGCAGAAAATCCTCTGATTCCCCCTGGTGTGGATATTCCATTAGGCCATGTGCAGGTAATTCGCCCTAATCCAAGTTGGCCTGAGTTGCGTTTGCGAATTACCCCACCCCAGGGATTGATTTATGCTCCTAGCAATAGTTGCGATCGCAACTTAACCCAGTTGATCCCACTGATTCAAGACCAAGCGGCATTTTTGCGACAAATCAATTGCTGTCTCAATCCCGATGCTGCATGGCCTCACTGGAATCCCGGGCCAGACGATAATCAAGATCCACGCACCAATCCAGGTGGTTTGTATGCTCAAGAACCGGATACCACTAGCTTGGGATTTTTGGATGATTCCAATGATGGTTTGATTAAAGTGACAGTCAAAGGAGCAAGTGTCGCTACAGGTCAACTCACGGCTTATGCTCGTTACACATGTTGTCCGCAAGACTTCCAACCAGACCGCCGACCATTTGTTTCCATTGCTGATGGTTTGAGCGATTTAGTCAAACGAGACGAAGTTTTGCATCAAGGATTTATCGAGGGGGAAAACTGGGCAGAAACAGAAGCAGAAATCGCTGATTTAATGCAACGAGTCCGCGAGACAATGGAAGCTTCTAATTTGGATCAGCAAAATTTGCGATCGCAGTTAGCCAATAACCCAAGTGATTCAGGCACAGACGCTCCTTTCCCTTTCGACCCCGTACCTCCACGCCCAGGGCATCCATTACCTTTGACCGAATTAGGTCGGATGAATCACGTCCGCTTTCTAGCTTACGAAGTGTTCAAGCAACGTATGGGACAACGTCCAGAAGTGTTTAAACAATGGATTCGCAAACCCACTGACGAACCGAAATCCTACGACAAACAAATGCCCGCCTTAATGCGAGGTTCCGATTCCACACCGATGTCCATTTCCCAACGTCAGTACTACTTGATGAAGGAATGGTTAGAAGTGTTACAAAACGGCCAAGGAACATCTCTTGATGAGGATAGTTGATCATGAATCTTCCATTACCACAGTCACCCATCTCGCCGGAAGTAGACAATTTATCCCGCGACTTTCATCTATTTGAGAGTGCTGTTGCCAAACACTTGCTGGTGGTAGACGCTTCACGAGTGTTCGATCTCGACGAGTCCACCGCCCAGCGCATCGCTCAATTGCTAGTGGTAGACGACTCGGTGAACGAGCAGGAAATCGCCAACTTTCGCCAAAGCTTTGTGATGCCAGGTGGTCAGCCTGCCATTGATGATACTCCCCTCGAACCGCCTCCCCTGCGTTCTTTATCGTTGAACGTTGCCCAAAGCTGCAATCTTGGCTGTAAGTATTGTTATGCTGACGAAGGCAAGTTTGGCAGCAAAACCCAGTTTATGCCCCAGGACATTGCCCAGCAAGCCGTAGACCGTCTCATCGCCGAGGCCGAGCCTGGTGTAGATTTAGTTGTCGGGTTTATGGGGGGAGAACCGCTGTTAAACCGCCAATTAATCCACCACATTACTCGTTATGCCAGCCAGCGCGGTCAAGAAACCCGACATAAAGTCCGGTTTTCTCTGACTACAAACGGCACTTTGGTGACAGAGGAAGATGCAGCCTTATTCGCCGAGTACCGATTTAATGTGTCTGTTAGCCTTGATGGGCCGCAATTGCTCAATGACCAATTGCGCCCAACAGTCAATGGTCGCGGAAGTTACGCAGCGGTTTTACGTGGCTTAGAAGTCATGTCAGTTCAGCGTCCTGGTCATTTGTCGGCTCGGATGACAGTCACGCCCCAAAGCGGACGCTTACTGCCAATTTTGCAGCATGTCCTGTCCTTGGGTGTTGATGATGCGGGATTTGCTCCGGTGCTGGTGTCACCCAATGCAGAGTATGCCTTTGGGCCTGAAGAGTTCGAGCTATTTTTGCAGCACATGATCGAATGTGGTGAGGTATGTAAACAACACCTGTTGCAGGGTAAGCGTTTCCCATTTACCAACTTTGAAACGGCACTTAATGAAATCCATCGTGGTAGCCATCGTCCCTACCCCTGTGGTGCAGGTGCGGGTTATCTGAGCGTGAATGCCCAAGGCCAACTTTATGCCTGTCATCGATTGGTAGGAGATGAAGAGTGGGCTATGGGTTCAGTCCAGCAAGGCTCAGACTTTGCGGCTCGACAGCAGCTATTACAGCGCCATCATGTCAACTCCATCAAACCATGTAGTGATTGTTGGGCGCGTTACCTCTGTGGAGGAGGTTGTTACCACGAAGTCAGCAAACGTGGGCGAATTGGCTGCGATTACATTCGCGGCTGGCTGGAATTCTGTTTGGCAGCTTATGCCGAATTGTCTACTTACACTCCTGAGTATTTTGTGACTCCCGAAACCTACTTTGCAAACGGAATTACAAATTTAAGTGGAAAAATATGAAAATCACCAAGAACAATAACCCGTGGCGGCCAAATGAATTTTCCCCCCAAGATCCAAAAGAATGGAAGATTTTTCCGCGTAACCTGACTGCACGAGCCGCTTACATTGTTCCGGGGAACCCAACCACTACCCGCCCAGAAGATGCTGTAGACAATTGCTATCCTGGGTTGGAAATGGATGCGAGGAATCTACATAAGTACTTCTTCCCCGGTTTGTATTTTGAAGTTTATCGGGGTGATGGCGCTCGACTTGTGGAATTAACTCCCAGCGATCGCGCCGCCCAGTGGATTAATTTAGGATTGAAAGAAAGCGATCTCCAAGATGACTTGTTTTTGTGGATTCTCAAGGGGAAAACTGCTGCTGATCAGGATGCAGAAAATCCGCCTGCCATTGAGTTCGTTGATACTAAAGACTTAGGCGGCTTATATATCTGGCGCAAAGTTAATGCGCTGTTTGCGGGAAAAACTGCCGTGGCGATCGGGACGAAACCACCAACGAACGGTGATAGTCTGAACGCTGCGAAAGCTCAGTTAGATAGCTCTTGGAACAATAACAATAGCCATGTAGAACGAGATCCAAATGGTAAATTGAAATTTGCCGTCTTGATTACAGATCGGTCAGTTTACTTGAGCAATCAAGGTGTCATTGATCCAGATGTTTACAAACCAGGTGAACTCACACGTACCCTGTGTACTCCCTGGACTTACGATTTCCGGGATTGCCAATGTTTTTATTGGGCATCTAATAAGCCTGATGTCAATAGTAGTGAAGATGGTAAATACCAATATCTCAACTTCCAGCGTAAGAACTCGAATATAGAACCACAAACCGAAGATATTGCTAACAGTTACGAAGCTCGTCGCCTGCGGGAAATCGACTATGCAGAAATGATGGTCGATTGGGAGCAACTGCGCCCAGTGGTGAATGGTCGGGAATATGGCGAATCCTACAAACCTCCTATTCCCCCGAAAGGACGGATTTTAACTCTAGAAGAAATTAAAAAGGAATTAGCTTATTTAGCTACAGTAGAACACGCTCTAGCGGTGCAATATCTCTACGCCTACTATTCTGTAAATGCTCCAGCCGAGGAGCCGCCAGAGCCAGATTTGAAAACATTCCGTATTTGGAAAGGGGCGAATGAGGTCTTCAATATCGCTATTGATGAAATGCGCCATTTGCACTGGGTTAACCAAGTACTAAAGTTACTGGGAGTCGAAACGACTGTCAAACGGGCTGCGAAAATTGGACGCAGATTTGAAGTACCTTTTTATTTGCAAAGTCTTACCAGTACTCAGTTGCAGTGGTTTATCGATGTAGAAGAACCTAGTCGCTCTACCTCAATTGGGCTGGATGGGATGTATGTTGGGATTCAGACCTCGTTGCAACAGCTTTCGCCAGAAGAGTTAGACCCAGAAACCCAACGTCGGGCGGTGGAGATCATCAAGCTGATTATTGATGAGGGTGAAGGACACTATGTGCGTTTCAGTACCGCCCAGCAGAATTTGGCTTTCTATGACAATGCGGGTCGTGGTGATTTGCCAAAATATATTCGCGGCGGTCACTGGAGTGAACTAAGCGATCAACCTAACCCGGAATTACCTAACAGTAAGCTCTATGGTGTTCCCCACGTTGAAGAATTAGGCAGCGAAGGGTTCATCCTACAAAAACAAAGTGACGCTGTATATTTAACGTTGATAGTGTTTTTGAAGTTGGCGTTTGCTATGCAAAATGAGAAAATCAGTGGTGCATCGCTACGCAAAGCGATTTCCTTGATGTTTAAGCTGAACGCAATCAATTTTCAACTGGCAGAAAAAGGAATGACACCACTGTTTACTATTCCTAAATGGTGGGAAAGCGATCCTCCTGTTACATCCCAGGAGATTGCCCACACTTTGTTAAATACAGCCAGAAGGCAATTGCTAGAATCAGGGGTATTACAAAGCCCTGCGATCGCTCAATTTGCCCAAAAAGCACCATTGACTGAATCCAAGGTATTGAAAGAGCCGATTCTTTCTAAAGTTTTGCAGAAAGCACACAATGAAAGTATTGATGAAGTGTTTGCACATTTTGATAATGCTATTTCCGAAACCACATTTCAATGAGTCAGTCTGAAGTTTGTTCCCTAACAACGATGACATGAAGGAGGAAGCAGGAAGCAGGAAGTATGTTACAGCGTATGCAATATAGTTTTCTCCTTGCCTCCTCCTATTATCGCTTTCAGCTTCAGCTTTTAGGATTGACCTCATAGCTACCGGAAGTACTGTAATTTTGAATTAGGAGCGAGGCGACGTGACTCGTGTGGCTGTTGTTGGCGATAGTTTGAGTGCTTATGCTGTAGTCGCAGTTTTAACTAAGCTGGGTTATCCTTGCGATTTGCTATGTTACCCAAAAAAATCTAACTTTTACGGGCCTTCATTAGTACTCAACGATGTGAGCGAAACATTGCTTACCGAACTTTTCCCGGATGTGAATTTGGGTGTTGATAGTCAACGTCTGACTCATCGTTGGGTGTGTTGGGGCACACAGCCAGTGCTGGTAGAACAGCCTGCATTGGCGATTAGAACCCACTCTTTACTAGAGTTACTAAAAAACTCCAAGGTCATACAGCACACGCCTATGATTGATGCTAGTCAATGGACTGCTGAACAAATATCCCAGAAATATGCTTGGACAGTCTATACCAAACACAAACAAGGTGCTGCTGCGTCTAGCTTGCTTCCACGTTCACGCCGCGTCCCGCAGGGAAGTTTTACACCAACGGCGGGCGTAGCGATCGCTTTGTCTGAAAGTTCTCAATCTTTGATTGGTGGTCAACGAGTCATAGTCACCGCAGAGGTACAAGACACGCCCAAATCTGCATACACCTGTTATATGGAATCGTTGGCTGACGGTTGGTTATTTTATGCTCCAGTCAATGGCTCTAGCGCTATGCTTCAGGCATGTTTGCCGATAACGCCAGTCAATCCTCGACGGGCGTTATTAGAATGTTTGTATCAAAGCACTACAATCAGCAAGTTTGTCAACGATTTGCAAAAGGTAAATTGTTTTGTTTCTGCCCCCCACTTGGAATGGCCTCTCTGCGGTTTAGGTTGGCTGATGGTGGGCGAACCTGCGATTAAGATTGATCCTGTAAGTGGAGAAGGTACGCCTTTTGTATTACGCAGTGCAATATTGGCAGGAGCGGTAATTGATGCAATTTTGAGCGATCGCATTCCTGATATATCTGCATTAAATCATTATAAAACTAGATTAACTCATTCATTCATTTCTCATTTGCGAGGGTGTATCCAGTTTTACCGAGAAGTATTTAGCACAAATTTAGCATGGCAAGCTGAAATAAATCAGATGATCGATATCGCTGAGACTCTATCGACTCAGCTAGAACAACAGGCTGTTAATGTGTTGAACTATCGGTTGATTGATTTTGAGTTGCACATTGGGTGAAGGGCTGAATTTTTCAGCGTTGCTGAATAGAGGGATGAATTGATTTATGTAGGTACAATTTGATACTTTCAGTCATGAAATAATAATTTAATTGAGTATCTCAGCATTTGTTCTGATTTGGAGTTGATTTAAGTGGTGCTGACTTTTGTGAAGTTGACACTGGATATTGCCCTATGACTGATATCTTCATCTTGTAGTGGTAAATCATAATTATCATAGAGAACTTTCAGGTGTCGGCTAAACTGTTCTTCTAAAAAATAGCTACTAGAAAATTCACTTGCAAAAGAAACTTGATGAAAATGATAATCTAAATTTAGCAGGTTATAGACGAGCCTCAAGAAATAATCATCTATCCAGAAATCTACATCAAACAGGGAAATGCCATATTTTCCTTCCAACCTGCGATTTAAAGTTTTTAGCAACCAAGACCATTGAGGTTTGAGGGTCGGATCGATGCGGTTACCAAATACAGGATTAAAAAACTGATTAACTTGAGTTTTTCTCACATCAATTACTTTAGTTAATAAATCTGTCGCCTGAATTGGAGATGAATTAAACCAATAGTTAGCAACTAGCAAATCATGTAAATAAGCTACAACAATTTTCGGGTTTTCTTTAATAAACTGTGAACGACAAACAATTCCTCTAATTGATGGAATTCTTAAACTATTTGTTTGAGATAAAGGCAGTTTTCTGACAAAAGCATATCGTTCTAAAATTGACGCAAAAGTGTGACAACACACGTAGGCATCTATAGTTTTGTTAGCGAGACTCCTACTAGCCCTTTGTGGATCTTCATTTATTAATCTACAATCTTTACTGACATCCATATTATAGAGGTCAAACAGAGTAATGATGAACCGATGGGCATTTGAACCAAATAACGTAGAAATTCTTTTTCCTTTAAGCTCATTAACAGTATGTATGGCAGAATCTTTATGGAGAACAATGTTCACATCCTGACCCAAAAGATTATACGAAGCAATCCCAATTAATTTAGAACCAAAACTTAAATCATCAAAAAATTGACTACCATTATTCAAGAGAGAAATATCATCTAAAATACAAATATCTAGTTCTTTGCGTTTCATCTGGCGGTTCATTTCTTCTCCAGAGGAAAAGGGCAGAATTTGTAAATCAAAATCTCGATGAATTTCAACATTTTTAAAAATAGGCTGTTCAATTAATGCGGATGATCTCTGTAAATCAGAAATATACTTAGTTCCATAGCCTGCAATAAATTGTCCTATGGAATCACGCTGAATCCCTATCCTCAGAACATTTTCCTCTTTAGCAGAATAGCTACCTAAAATTAAATTTACATTAGGCACACTTTCCAAGTTATTTTGTTCGAGTCTAAAACTTCTGACCAAACCCTCTGCGGAAATTAACAATTCACTAAAGCGGGGAACATGAATATAAATCCCATATTCATTAACATCTTGTATGGTCGAGGTTAAAACTTGGTATTGAGATATGATCTCAGCTTCACAAAAGTCAGGTAAAACGGTTGATTTCTGATTTCCTGAAGCATATTTGAGGACATCTTGATAATTGGTTAGTATTTTAACCCTACTTAATTTCTCCAACAAAAATTCATTTTTAGATAATTCCCGATGAACCTCATCTAAAAGTACAACTTCAGCCCAGTCAATCTCATTTATTTTAATCAAGCTATACTCATTGGGATATTTATTTTTCCCAAAAGAGAACAGCACCATTTTATGAGTTGTTAATCTAGTACAGTGATGTTCTTCCTTATATCCAGAACAACTGTTAAGCAATAAATCTATATCTAAGACTTGAGAAGTAGAGAAAAAACTATTACTGTGAGCCTCAATTTTTTTGATATTTCTACCGGGAAAACAAAGCTGAAATCGCTGCGAATATTGTTTTAACCAGACTTCTAAAATTAAACTAGTCGCTCCCAATATCAAATCTTCACCCTCAGCGCTAAATGTTGCGTGAAATTCTTCTCGCAGATTTTCTACAGTTTCAACAACATTAAGTGTTTGGGAAATCAATTTCTTGCCTTTATTAGTTAAGCAGATAGAGCCAGGAGAGCGATTTAGCAGAATTACCCCAAAATAATCCTCTGCTTGCTTTACTTTCTTACTAATTAGTGCTTGACTATATCCTAGTTTTTGGGCTGCTTTCGAGAAGCTACCACAATCATCTACTGCTTTTAAAATTTTGAGGTGATTGAGGGTAATATCTTCGAGTTTAATCTTATTCATGCTATGTAGGGCAAGATTTTAATTACAACCTAACTAAGTTATTTTGTTGTGTGTATTCGGAAATAACTAGTTTGTGGAAGCGGATAGTATCTTCCAACATCGATTCAAATTTGAGGATGATTAAATCAACGCCAACAGCTTCGTATTCTTTGAGACGTTGAATAATAGTATAGCGATCGCCTACCAGTTGAGCAGATAAACCAAGATTTGCTTCAATGGTTTGACTGATATCTAGTTTGTTATGGGCAACTACGTTAGGATCGATTTGCTCTTGAAAGTATTTAATCTGTTGCTGATCAGCAGAA contains the following coding sequences:
- a CDS encoding radical SAM/SPASM domain-containing protein; the protein is MNLPLPQSPISPEVDNLSRDFHLFESAVAKHLLVVDASRVFDLDESTAQRIAQLLVVDDSVNEQEIANFRQSFVMPGGQPAIDDTPLEPPPLRSLSLNVAQSCNLGCKYCYADEGKFGSKTQFMPQDIAQQAVDRLIAEAEPGVDLVVGFMGGEPLLNRQLIHHITRYASQRGQETRHKVRFSLTTNGTLVTEEDAALFAEYRFNVSVSLDGPQLLNDQLRPTVNGRGSYAAVLRGLEVMSVQRPGHLSARMTVTPQSGRLLPILQHVLSLGVDDAGFAPVLVSPNAEYAFGPEEFELFLQHMIECGEVCKQHLLQGKRFPFTNFETALNEIHRGSHRPYPCGAGAGYLSVNAQGQLYACHRLVGDEEWAMGSVQQGSDFAARQQLLQRHHVNSIKPCSDCWARYLCGGGCYHEVSKRGRIGCDYIRGWLEFCLAAYAELSTYTPEYFVTPETYFANGITNLSGKI
- a CDS encoding ferritin-like domain-containing protein produces the protein MKITKNNNPWRPNEFSPQDPKEWKIFPRNLTARAAYIVPGNPTTTRPEDAVDNCYPGLEMDARNLHKYFFPGLYFEVYRGDGARLVELTPSDRAAQWINLGLKESDLQDDLFLWILKGKTAADQDAENPPAIEFVDTKDLGGLYIWRKVNALFAGKTAVAIGTKPPTNGDSLNAAKAQLDSSWNNNNSHVERDPNGKLKFAVLITDRSVYLSNQGVIDPDVYKPGELTRTLCTPWTYDFRDCQCFYWASNKPDVNSSEDGKYQYLNFQRKNSNIEPQTEDIANSYEARRLREIDYAEMMVDWEQLRPVVNGREYGESYKPPIPPKGRILTLEEIKKELAYLATVEHALAVQYLYAYYSVNAPAEEPPEPDLKTFRIWKGANEVFNIAIDEMRHLHWVNQVLKLLGVETTVKRAAKIGRRFEVPFYLQSLTSTQLQWFIDVEEPSRSTSIGLDGMYVGIQTSLQQLSPEELDPETQRRAVEIIKLIIDEGEGHYVRFSTAQQNLAFYDNAGRGDLPKYIRGGHWSELSDQPNPELPNSKLYGVPHVEELGSEGFILQKQSDAVYLTLIVFLKLAFAMQNEKISGASLRKAISLMFKLNAINFQLAEKGMTPLFTIPKWWESDPPVTSQEIAHTLLNTARRQLLESGVLQSPAIAQFAQKAPLTESKVLKEPILSKVLQKAHNESIDEVFAHFDNAISETTFQ
- a CDS encoding NAD(P)/FAD-dependent oxidoreductase; the protein is MTRVAVVGDSLSAYAVVAVLTKLGYPCDLLCYPKKSNFYGPSLVLNDVSETLLTELFPDVNLGVDSQRLTHRWVCWGTQPVLVEQPALAIRTHSLLELLKNSKVIQHTPMIDASQWTAEQISQKYAWTVYTKHKQGAAASSLLPRSRRVPQGSFTPTAGVAIALSESSQSLIGGQRVIVTAEVQDTPKSAYTCYMESLADGWLFYAPVNGSSAMLQACLPITPVNPRRALLECLYQSTTISKFVNDLQKVNCFVSAPHLEWPLCGLGWLMVGEPAIKIDPVSGEGTPFVLRSAILAGAVIDAILSDRIPDISALNHYKTRLTHSFISHLRGCIQFYREVFSTNLAWQAEINQMIDIAETLSTQLEQQAVNVLNYRLIDFELHIG
- a CDS encoding LysR family transcriptional regulator; protein product: MNKIKLEDITLNHLKILKAVDDCGSFSKAAQKLGYSQALISKKVKQAEDYFGVILLNRSPGSICLTNKGKKLISQTLNVVETVENLREEFHATFSAEGEDLILGATSLILEVWLKQYSQRFQLCFPGRNIKKIEAHSNSFFSTSQVLDIDLLLNSCSGYKEEHHCTRLTTHKMVLFSFGKNKYPNEYSLIKINEIDWAEVVLLDEVHRELSKNEFLLEKLSRVKILTNYQDVLKYASGNQKSTVLPDFCEAEIISQYQVLTSTIQDVNEYGIYIHVPRFSELLISAEGLVRSFRLEQNNLESVPNVNLILGSYSAKEENVLRIGIQRDSIGQFIAGYGTKYISDLQRSSALIEQPIFKNVEIHRDFDLQILPFSSGEEMNRQMKRKELDICILDDISLLNNGSQFFDDLSFGSKLIGIASYNLLGQDVNIVLHKDSAIHTVNELKGKRISTLFGSNAHRFIITLFDLYNMDVSKDCRLINEDPQRASRSLANKTIDAYVCCHTFASILERYAFVRKLPLSQTNSLRIPSIRGIVCRSQFIKENPKIVVAYLHDLLVANYWFNSSPIQATDLLTKVIDVRKTQVNQFFNPVFGNRIDPTLKPQWSWLLKTLNRRLEGKYGISLFDVDFWIDDYFLRLVYNLLNLDYHFHQVSFASEFSSSYFLEEQFSRHLKVLYDNYDLPLQDEDISHRAISSVNFTKVSTT